A genomic region of Gemmata massiliana contains the following coding sequences:
- the recO gene encoding DNA repair protein RecO produces the protein MAADKALAIVVRGTDWSETSRIATLFTREFGKVRALAKGGRRLKSNFDVAFDLLTVCEVVFIRKASGLDLLTEARMNEQFPTLRQNLSALYAGYYVAELLADGTQDYDPHPPLFDAAIQTLRSLGKGRKPNPLTPFPRKEGGTEPKTGIDTPQAPVLSPSPFRGGVGEGLQPQPTPPSPLPEGKGDGGVGSPTSGNGGLDLAARVSAFELVWLQELGYSPRLEACATCGRERLNPTARAFFSPSAGGVLCPECGPAVADRRMVSGESLETIRALSAGGAGPELPPGVRTEVRQVLGYAVSCVLGRRPRLLSFVDAR, from the coding sequence ATGGCTGCCGATAAAGCGCTCGCGATCGTGGTTCGCGGAACCGACTGGAGCGAGACCAGTCGCATCGCCACGCTGTTCACACGCGAGTTCGGCAAGGTGCGTGCTTTGGCGAAGGGCGGGCGCCGGCTCAAATCGAACTTCGACGTCGCGTTCGACCTGCTCACCGTGTGCGAGGTCGTGTTCATCCGCAAAGCAAGCGGGCTGGATCTCCTCACCGAAGCGCGGATGAACGAACAGTTTCCGACGTTGCGCCAGAACCTCTCGGCACTCTACGCGGGGTACTACGTCGCCGAACTGCTCGCCGACGGCACCCAGGACTACGACCCGCACCCTCCGCTCTTCGACGCGGCCATCCAAACACTGCGATCGTTGGGGAAAGGGAGGAAACCTAACCCTCTAACCCCCTTCCCTAGAAAGGAAGGGGGAACAGAACCAAAAACAGGAATCGACACGCCGCAAGCGCCGGTTTTAAGCCCCTCTCCGTTTAGGGGAGGGGTTGGGGAGGGGTTGCAGCCACAACCTACCCCCCCGTCCCCCCTCCCTGAAGGGAAGGGGGACGGGGGGGTAGGTTCCCCCACATCGGGAAACGGAGGGTTAGACCTCGCCGCCCGCGTGTCCGCGTTTGAGCTTGTTTGGCTCCAAGAGCTGGGATATAGCCCGCGACTCGAAGCGTGTGCCACCTGTGGACGAGAGCGACTGAACCCGACCGCGCGAGCGTTTTTTAGCCCGTCGGCCGGGGGGGTACTGTGCCCGGAATGCGGGCCGGCGGTCGCCGACCGGCGAATGGTTTCGGGCGAGTCTCTCGAAACGATTCGCGCGCTGAGCGCTGGGGGCGCTGGGCCGGAACTCCCGCCCGGGGTCCGGACCGAGGTGCGACAGGTTCTGGGGTACGCGGTGAGCTGCGTACTGGGTCGGCGCCCGCGGCTACTGAGTTTTGTCGACGCGCGCTGA